The following proteins are encoded in a genomic region of Necator americanus strain Aroian chromosome II, whole genome shotgun sequence:
- a CDS encoding hypothetical protein (NECATOR_CHRII.G5017.T1): protein MFEQSSATSFTSYSVPIAREGSIMDLCDGVCMVCGDRSAGKHYGVMACYGCKGFFRRTIRSGQNYSCRFQQKCSIDKDQRNACRFCRFQRCLNVGMEPDAIRPDRDIIGKQKNPRRKKLKREDSSLPSPGSDSPSPHEDVLVTFLVDVELQSMGGPAARTPLPIGIQRIKSEPDMDISSLFNNRFAFEQEAYEMGYSLERVASVEQLASALRRYLFATVHWIEALFSLAQIDIVPEKVSVLKSVFAPYTILCQAARTAQLSRDVDVICLCNRTTIPRQPPRHLLETNLLANNLVPRILDDLVAPMRKLSLNEAEIVVLSALVILDPDSPGLSESSSLALSQLRDRVQNALFQLIRENSSALHCVTSRFGNILLLLPPLAKLSSLVGENVQFARMFGGSLDPLLVELFADNTSEVIPSPCSRERTDVSTQTYPSTSPVLPSDLGEMHEEIPACTEPTRPAPVLPTVNTPMSYNPFYFPGQQFQMQQAVSYASSQNYSQPSSFFDSTSAPTQFRFM, encoded by the exons ATGTTCGAACAATCATCAGCTACCTCATTCACGTCATATTCTGTTCCAATAGCCAGGGAAGG GTCCATCATGGACCTGTGCGACGGCGTATGTATGGTGTGCGGAGATCGATCAGCAGGGAAACATTACGGAGTGATGGCATGTTACG GCTGTAAGGGATTTTTTCGGCGAACAATACGTAGCGGACAGAATTATTCGTGTCGTTTTCAACAGAAATGCAGCATCGATAAAG ATCAGCGAAATGCATGCCGATTCTGCAGATTTCAGCGATGTTTGAATGTTGGCATGGAGCCAGATG CCATACGACCGGATCGCGACATCATCGGTAAGCAGAAGAATCCACGTCGTAAGAAGTTGAAACGTGAAGACAGCTCTCTACCATCACCAGGCAGTGATTCGCC ATCACCACATGAAGACGTGCTAGTCACATTTCTCGTTGACGTCGAACTACAATCAATGGGCGGTCCTGCAGCTCGCACGCCTCTCCCCATTGGGATTCAACGAATCAAATCCGAGCCGGACATGGACATCAGCTCACTGTTCAACAACCGTTTTGCATTCGAACAAGAGGCTTATGAG atgggttatagCTTGGAACGTGTGGCATCCGTGGAACAGTTAGCGTCAGCACTGCGACGATACCTCTTCGCTACGGTTCACTGGATTGAAGCGCTATTTTCTCTGGCACAAATCGATATCGTACCGGAGAAA GTGTCAGTGCTGAAGAGTGTGTTCGCCCCATACACAATTTTATGCCAGGCGGCACGAACTGCACAG CTGTCACGTGACGTTGATGTGATCTGCCTGTGTAATCGGACAACTATTCCAAGACAACCACCACGTCACCTCCTTGAGACGAA TCTCCTTGCAAACAATCTCGTTCCACGAATTCTCGACGATCTTGTGGCGCCGATGCGAAAATTATCATTGAATGAAGCAGAGATAGTGGTTCTGTCCGCATTGGTGATTCTAGATCCAG ATTCGCCTGGACTCTCGGAATCGTCATCACTTGCGCTCAGCCAGCTTCGTGACAGAGTTCAGAACGCCTTGTTCCAGCTGATTCGTGAGAACTCGTCCGCGTTACACTGTGTGACGAGCCGCTTCGGGAATATTTTACTACTTCTTCCGCCGTTAGCG AAATTGAGCTCACTTGTCGGTGAAAATGTGCAATTTGCACGTATGTTCGGTGGCTCACTTGACCCATTGCTCGTCGAACTGTTCGCCGATAATACCTCAGAG GTGATTCCATCTCCATGTAGTAGGGAAAGAACAGATGTATCCACCCAAACCTATCCATCCACGTCACCGGTCTTACCGTCAGACCTGGGCGAGATGCACGAAGAGATTCCAGCATGTACTGAACCAACTCGTCCAGCTCCTGTACTGCCTACAG TGAACACTCCGATGTCATACAATCCGTTCTATTTCCCCGGACAACAGTTCCAAATGCAACAGGCAGTCAGCTACGCATCATCTCAGAACTACTCGCAACCGTCATCATTCTTTGATTCAACTTCAGCGCCAACACAGTTCCGATTCATGTGA